From a single Arachis hypogaea cultivar Tifrunner chromosome 3, arahy.Tifrunner.gnm2.J5K5, whole genome shotgun sequence genomic region:
- the LOC140183513 gene encoding uncharacterized protein, protein MKEHPQEQKKVEKSYIPSLPYPQWFKRELKDQQFPKFLKVFKKLEINIPLAEALEQMPLYAKFLKELINQKRSWNEKETVILTQECSAVIQKSMPPKLKDHGSFIVSCTIGNMTLEKARCDLGASINLMPLSVMKKLAIEEAKPTRMSLQMADRSLKIPNAVVENLLVKIGEVHDEQMIINVFKAMQYPPEEEKNMRVEMIEDLDRKGSENQVADHLSRLPQGTSQEATQPVNESFPDEHLLQIQQAPWFADIANYKVGKKIPQGFTKQQLKKLLSEARKFLWDEPFLFKRCPDGMIRRCIPENEMRDILWHCHGSTYGGYFGPERTAAKMLQSGFYLPTIFKDAREFVHQCNECQRARGLTKRNEMPKNFILEVELFDL, encoded by the exons atgaaggAACATCCACAAGAACAGaagaaagtggagaaatcatacaTTCCTTCCCTCCCATATCCTCAATGGTTCAAAAGAGAGCTTAAAGATCAACAATTTCCCAAGTTCCTAAAGGTTTTTAAGAAGTTGGAAATTAACATCCcacttgctgaagcattggagcagatgcctctatatgcaaaattcctcaagGAGCTCATCAACCAAAAGAGAAGCTGGAATGAAAAAGAAACAGTGATCTTGACCCAAGAGTGCagtgcagtgattcaaaaaagcatgccaccaaagctcaaagatcatGGAAGCTTCATCGTATCATGCACCATTGGCAATATGACCTTGGAAAAAGCTCGTTGTGACttaggtgccagcatcaatttgatgcctcTCTCAGTAATGAAAAAGCTTGCGATAGAGGAAGCCAAACCCACTAGAATGTCACTTCAAATGGCTGATAGATCACTCAAGATACCTAATGCAGTGGTGGAAAATTTATTGGTGAAGATTGGAGA GGTGCATGATGAACAAATGATCATCAATGTTTTCAAAGCCATGCAATACCCCCCTGAGGAAGAAAAGAATATGAGAGTGGAAATGATAGAAGATCTG gATAGAAAAGGGagtgaaaaccaagttgctgatcacttatcaaggCTGCCACAAGGAACAAGTCAAGAGGCTACTCAACCAGTGaacgaaagcttcccagatgagcacctcttGCAAATTCAACAAGCCCCCTGGTTTgctgatattgcaaactacaaggttggAAAGAAGATCCCTCAAGGATTCACCAAACAACAACTGAAGAAGCTGCTCAGTGAGGCTAGaaaattcttgtgggatgaaccattccTGTTTAAAAGGTGTCCAGATGGGATGATTAGAAGATGTATCCCTGAAAATGAGATGAGAGAcatattgtggcattgtcatggctcaACCTATGGTGGATATTTCGgaccagaaagaacagcagctaagatgcttcaaagtggattttatttgCCAACCATATTCAAAGATGCCAGAGAATTTGTGCatcaatgcaatgaatgtcaaagagctagAGGGTTAACAAAGAGGAATGAAATGCCTAAAAACTTTATTTTAGAAGTAGAACTTTTCGATCTCTAG